The window CACCCCGGTGGCGTTGTAGGGCGGCGCCGCGCCCGAACCCTGCTGCGTTCCGTCCGGCGCCCCGGCGCACCCGCGCGGCATTGATCACCGGCGGTGCGCCGCGAGAGGAACGGCCGACCCTGGCGTCGAAGGAAGACCGGACTACCCTCCCGCCCTCCCGGAGCCGCTTCGATGCGCGTACGCCACCAGCGCCTGCTCGTCCTCGCCGCCCTCGCCGGCGTGCTCGCCACCGCCACGGCCGGCACGGCCGGCGGCGCGCGCCGGCCGCTCGCCGACGCGCTCGGCAAGAAGGGCAGCACGCCGGGGGCGCCGGCGGTGCGGCAGGCCAGCCCGGAGGACCGGTACGCGCTCGCCGGAGGCTGCTACGTCGCCCGCTCCGCCGCCACCGGCCGCTACGTCACCCGCGCCGGCACCGGCTTCGCCGCGACGGCGGCGGACAAGGCGCAGGCGGAGCCGTTCCACTTCCAGGCGTTCGACCTCGGCAAGTACCTGCTCTTCGCCGGCAAGGGTGACTTCGTCGCCAGCGACTCGGGGAAGGCGCCGGCGGGCGCGCGGCCGGTCACCGACGCCGCCACCGGCCGGGTCAACGGCACCGGCGACGAGACGCTGCGCGACGCGCGGACGCCGGTGACCGGCGCGCTCGGCACGGCCGGCACCCTCGCCGACCCGCTCAACGACGCCACGAAGACCGACGCGGTCGGCGCGGCGGCCAAGCCGAGCGCCGCCGCCGAGTGGCTGGTCCGGGAGACCGGCAACGGCACGTACGCGCTGCGCCAGGCCGCCGACGACCACGACGAGGCGACGCCCGGCCCGCTGGACCCGCCGGCCGTGGCGACGCTGAGCACCAAGGCCGACGGCACCCTGCACACCGTGGCGGGCGACCCGAACGGGCAGAGCGAGCGGTTCGCGTTCGAGCTGGCCCAGGGCTGCGCGGCCTGGCCGGAGATCGGCACGCAGGTGACGGGCACGCCGTACGCCGCGGCGACGTCCTACGAGGAGTCGCGCGGCTACGTCGACGCGCACCTGCACATGATGGCGTTCGAGTTCCTCGGCGGGGAGGCGCGCTGCGGGCGCCCGTGGCACCCGTACGGCGTGACGTACGCGCTGGTCGACTGCCCCGACCACGAGCCCGGCGGCTACGGCGCGGTGCTCGAGCAGGCGCTCAACGGCGCCCCCGGCGGCCACGACACGACCGGCTGGCCGACGTTCGGGTACTGGCCGCACTACTCGTCGCTGACGCACGAGCAGGTCTACTACACGTGGCTGGAGCGCGCGTGGCGCGGCGGCCTGCGGATGTTCACGAACCTGCTCGTCGAGAACGGCGTCCTCTGCGAGCTGTACCCGTACAAGCGCAACTCCTGCAACGAGATGGACGCGGTGCGGCTCCAGGCGCAGCGGCTGCGCGAGCTGGAGCGGTACATCGACGCGCAGAGCGGCGGCCCCGGCGAGGGGTGGTTCCGCATCGTCACGGACCCGTTCGAGGCGCGCCGCGTCGTCAACGCCGGCAAGCTCGCGGTGGTCATGGGCATCGAGGTGTCGGTGCCGTTCGACTGCGGCGAGTACCTCGGCGTCCCGCGCTGCACGGCCGCGCAGATCCAGAGCCGGCTGGACGAGGTGTACGCGCTCGGCGTGCGGCAGATGGAGCTGACGAACAAGTTCGACAACGCGCTCACCGGCGTGACCGGCGACTCCGGCATCCAGGGCCCGATCGTCAACGCCGGCAACCGCTACGAGACCGGCCACTTCTGGCAGATGAAGACCTGCGCGACGCCGGAGGACGACCGGCACGACAAGCTCCAGGAGCCGAACGTCCCCGACTCGAGCGACGGGCAGATCGGGCGCGACGCGATCTTCGGCGCGGTGCTGGACACGGTCGGCGCCACCGGCGCCGCGCCGGTCTACCCGGCCGGCCCGCACTGCAACACGATCGGCCTCTCCGGCCTCGGCCGGACCGCGATCGACGGGCTGATCCAGCGCGGCATGATCTTCGACCCGGACCACATGAGCGCGCTGGCCCGCAAGCAGGCGATCGAGCACGTCGCGTCGCGCGGCTACTCCGGCATCGTGTCGAGCCACTCCTGGGCCGACGACCCGACGTACCGGTCGATCCTCGAGCTCGGCGGCGTCGTCACGCCGCACGCGGGCGGCGCGACCGGCTTCGTGAAGGAGTGGCGGAAGCTGCGTTCGTGGGCCGACCCGCGGTACACGTTCGGCATCGGCTTCGGCTCCGACGTCAACGGCTTCTCGGTCCAGGGCGCGCCGCGCAACCCGGCGGCCGGCACCGGCGTGACGTACCCGTTCACCGGGCTCGGCGGGGTCACCGTCGACAAGCAGACCAGCGGCGCCAAGACGTGGGACTTCAACACCAGCGGCGTCGACCACTACGGCCTCTACCCGGACTGGGTGGAGGACGGCCGGCTGGTCGCGGGCGCCGACGGGGCGGCGTTCGTCGCCGACATGCAGCGCGGCGTGGAGGCGTACCTCCAGATGTGGGAGCGGGCGATCGGCGTCGCGCCGGACGCCTGCCGCGCCGACGTCACCGACCTCACGAGCAACGACCTGCGCGGCGTCCGCAAGCACATGACGCCGGAGCAGGTGCTCGCCGCGCTCGGCCAGCCCGCGACCCGGACCGGCGCGGCGTTCACCTACTGCACGGCGGACGGCACGGCGACGGTGCGCTTCGGCGGCGACGGCCGCGTGAGCGGCGTCGACGCTCCCTAGGCGAGTCCGAAGACGCGCTTGGTCTTCGCGACCTGCTTGGCGAGCAGCGCGACGGTGCGGCGGGTGTCCTTGCCGGTCGGGTCGGTCTTCGGCACGAGGTAGGCGTACTCCAGCGTGCTCACGACCCGGCCGGTGCGCGCCTCGAAGTAGTGGCGCACGTACTGGAGCTGGGTGTGCTTGGCGTCCGCCCAGACGCGTTCGACGTGGCCGCGGGTCTCGTCCGCGCCGGGCACCGGCGGCGGCGACGTGAGCATCTCCAACGTCACGTAGTTGCCCTCGGCGGCCTTCCACGAGGCGCACGCCTTCTCCGCCTGGTCGGCGGCGTCGCGCCACTGCTGCTCCTGGCCCAGGCCGTAGACGCGGACCGCGAACGACACGATCCCCGCGCCCTGCTTGGTGCCCTCGGTCATCCGCTTCACCGGGTCGGTGCGCGGCTTGAAGAGGGCGTACTCGGACTTGTGGCCGGGGCAGAGCTCGTCCTTCGCGTGCTTGACCTCGTTGACCTTGCCGCCCTTCGGCTCGACGAACGGCGCCCCCAGCTCCTTCGCGGTGACCAGCGCGGCCTTCGCGTTCGCCTGGTCGGTCGCCAGCGGCGGCAGCGTCGGGGTCGGCGACGGGGTGGGCGACGGCGTCGTCGGCTCGGCCTTCGGGGAGGAGCCGCCCCCGCCGCAGCCGGTGAGCGCCAGCGCGAGCAGCAGCGCGGCGAGCCTGGGGGAGCGGGTCATCGGCGGGGTTCCTCTCGTCGGGGGTGCCGCCGAACCTATCGCCGGGCCGCGCCGCGAGGCGGTGATTCGGCTACGCCG of the Mycobacteriales bacterium genome contains:
- a CDS encoding peptidase, which encodes MRVRHQRLLVLAALAGVLATATAGTAGGARRPLADALGKKGSTPGAPAVRQASPEDRYALAGGCYVARSAATGRYVTRAGTGFAATAADKAQAEPFHFQAFDLGKYLLFAGKGDFVASDSGKAPAGARPVTDAATGRVNGTGDETLRDARTPVTGALGTAGTLADPLNDATKTDAVGAAAKPSAAAEWLVRETGNGTYALRQAADDHDEATPGPLDPPAVATLSTKADGTLHTVAGDPNGQSERFAFELAQGCAAWPEIGTQVTGTPYAAATSYEESRGYVDAHLHMMAFEFLGGEARCGRPWHPYGVTYALVDCPDHEPGGYGAVLEQALNGAPGGHDTTGWPTFGYWPHYSSLTHEQVYYTWLERAWRGGLRMFTNLLVENGVLCELYPYKRNSCNEMDAVRLQAQRLRELERYIDAQSGGPGEGWFRIVTDPFEARRVVNAGKLAVVMGIEVSVPFDCGEYLGVPRCTAAQIQSRLDEVYALGVRQMELTNKFDNALTGVTGDSGIQGPIVNAGNRYETGHFWQMKTCATPEDDRHDKLQEPNVPDSSDGQIGRDAIFGAVLDTVGATGAAPVYPAGPHCNTIGLSGLGRTAIDGLIQRGMIFDPDHMSALARKQAIEHVASRGYSGIVSSHSWADDPTYRSILELGGVVTPHAGGATGFVKEWRKLRSWADPRYTFGIGFGSDVNGFSVQGAPRNPAAGTGVTYPFTGLGGVTVDKQTSGAKTWDFNTSGVDHYGLYPDWVEDGRLVAGADGAAFVADMQRGVEAYLQMWERAIGVAPDACRADVTDLTSNDLRGVRKHMTPEQVLAALGQPATRTGAAFTYCTADGTATVRFGGDGRVSGVDAP